A genomic region of Streptomyces sp. R33 contains the following coding sequences:
- a CDS encoding LLM class F420-dependent oxidoreductase, whose product MRLGINLGYWGAGMDADNLAVAQEADRLGYDVCWAAEAYGSDAPTVLAWVAAQTERIDVGSAILQIPARQPAMTAMTAATLDSLTKGRFRLGLGVSGPQVSEGWYGVKFDKPLARTREYVEIVRKAMTRERLSYEGEHWTLPLPGGPGKPIKLTVHPEREHIPLYIAAIGPKNLEQTGEIADGALLIFPAAEHLEATALTHIRAGREKAGLTMDGFDVCPTVPLAVGDDVTALADMFRPYTALYVGGMGSRKQNFYNQLARRMGYEKEAAEIQDKYLAGDKTGAAEAVPHSLIDSTTLLGSVERIADGMRAYAEAGVTTLTLAPAGFTLDERITALRAGTEAMERAGLA is encoded by the coding sequence ATGCGGCTCGGCATCAACCTCGGCTACTGGGGCGCTGGCATGGACGCCGACAACCTCGCCGTGGCCCAGGAGGCGGACCGCCTCGGCTACGACGTCTGCTGGGCCGCGGAGGCCTACGGCTCCGACGCCCCGACCGTGCTCGCCTGGGTCGCCGCCCAGACCGAGCGCATCGACGTCGGCTCCGCGATCCTGCAGATCCCGGCCCGCCAGCCCGCGATGACCGCCATGACGGCCGCCACCCTCGACTCCCTCACCAAGGGCCGCTTCCGGCTCGGCCTCGGCGTCTCCGGCCCGCAGGTCTCCGAGGGCTGGTACGGCGTCAAGTTCGACAAGCCGCTGGCCCGCACCCGGGAGTACGTGGAGATCGTCCGCAAGGCGATGACCCGCGAGCGCCTCAGCTACGAGGGCGAGCACTGGACCCTCCCGCTGCCCGGCGGCCCCGGCAAGCCGATCAAGCTCACCGTGCACCCCGAGCGCGAGCACATCCCGCTCTACATCGCCGCCATCGGGCCGAAGAACCTGGAGCAGACCGGCGAGATCGCCGACGGCGCCCTGCTCATCTTCCCGGCCGCCGAGCACCTGGAGGCCACCGCGCTCACCCACATCCGGGCGGGCCGCGAGAAGGCCGGGCTGACCATGGACGGCTTCGACGTCTGCCCGACCGTGCCGCTGGCCGTCGGCGACGACGTGACCGCCCTCGCCGACATGTTCCGCCCGTACACGGCCCTGTACGTCGGCGGCATGGGCAGCCGCAAGCAGAACTTCTACAACCAGCTCGCCCGGCGCATGGGCTACGAGAAGGAAGCCGCCGAGATCCAGGACAAGTACCTGGCGGGCGACAAGACGGGCGCCGCCGAGGCGGTCCCGCACTCGCTGATCGACTCCACCACCCTGCTCGGCTCCGTCGAGCGGATCGCGGACGGGATGCGGGCCTACGCCGAGGCCGGGGTCACCACTCTCACGCTCGCCCCGGCCGGGTTCACGCTGGACGAGCGGATCACCGCCCTGCGGGCGGGCACGGAGGCCATGGAGCGCGCCGGCCTGGCGTAG
- a CDS encoding ferritin-like domain-containing protein — protein MLSARSLFQEIVDNDDSFQLFCSIAASGESQGGWENARIAALVPDSMRELAPKITRHGADEDKHGRIFQALLRKRGLPAVPVPPETDYTMLLERRGIGLAHEKLRRAEPLTERDIVVYLSHSRVTEQRAADQMVMLVRQFGDHPEVGKAIRMISYDEENHLAYCHEELLRLVRAGYGRTIQQVLRESALAEISIYRDVSLAVMDHMGRLLHWPAAKAAALAAGIRGMYAYERFAGWHRMISLNLPERRNALGGVPVAAPEFV, from the coding sequence ATGCTCTCTGCCCGCAGCCTGTTCCAGGAGATCGTCGACAACGACGACTCGTTCCAGCTGTTCTGCTCCATCGCCGCCAGCGGGGAGTCCCAGGGCGGCTGGGAGAACGCCCGGATCGCGGCCCTGGTGCCCGACAGCATGCGCGAGCTGGCGCCCAAGATCACCCGGCACGGCGCCGACGAGGACAAGCACGGCCGGATCTTCCAGGCCCTGCTCCGCAAGCGCGGCCTGCCGGCCGTCCCCGTGCCGCCCGAGACCGACTACACGATGCTGCTGGAGCGGCGCGGCATCGGCCTCGCGCACGAGAAGCTGCGCCGGGCGGAGCCGCTGACCGAGCGGGACATCGTCGTCTACCTCTCGCACAGCCGGGTCACCGAACAGCGCGCCGCCGACCAGATGGTCATGCTCGTCCGGCAGTTCGGGGACCACCCCGAGGTCGGCAAGGCCATCCGCATGATCAGCTACGACGAGGAGAACCACCTGGCCTACTGCCACGAGGAGCTGCTCCGCCTCGTGCGCGCGGGGTACGGCCGGACCATCCAGCAGGTGCTGCGCGAAAGCGCCCTCGCCGAGATCTCCATCTACCGGGACGTGAGCCTCGCCGTCATGGACCACATGGGCCGGCTGCTGCACTGGCCCGCGGCCAAGGCGGCCGCGCTGGCCGCCGGGATCCGCGGCATGTACGCGTACGAGCGCTTCGCCGGCTGGCACCGGATGATCAGCCTGAACCTGCCGGAGCGGCGCAACGCGCTCGGCGGCGTACCGGTCGCCGCACCCGAGTTCGTCTAG
- a CDS encoding magnesium and cobalt transport protein CorA, translating into MPLVIVDCAMYRDGRRSPAPEDLSDALDEARASGDAFLWIGMYEPTEEEFEHVSHEFRLHKLAVEDALMAHQRPKLEVYDDSLFVVLKPVMYDEDTDTVTAGELMLFIGDSFVVTVRHGEGAALSAVRQRLEHEPEVLRHGPTAVLYAVSDAVVDHYIEVAAELQADLEEVEAEVFAPNATDTKNTAARIYGFKRQVLEFRRATNPLLQPMERLAFGNVPFVHEHAQPFFRDVADHLTRASEYIEGLDRLLSDALAAHLAQMGVRQNDDMRKISAWAAMAAVPTMVAGIYGMNFDHMWELRQPWGYPVVVLVMVGVCLGLHRMFKSRGWL; encoded by the coding sequence ATGCCCCTCGTGATTGTCGACTGCGCCATGTACCGGGACGGCCGCCGCTCCCCTGCGCCCGAGGACCTCTCGGACGCTCTCGACGAGGCGCGGGCGAGCGGCGACGCCTTCCTCTGGATCGGCATGTACGAGCCGACGGAGGAGGAATTCGAGCACGTCAGCCACGAGTTCCGGCTGCACAAGCTGGCGGTGGAGGACGCGCTGATGGCGCACCAGCGCCCCAAGCTCGAGGTGTACGACGACTCACTGTTCGTCGTCCTCAAGCCGGTGATGTACGACGAGGACACCGACACGGTGACCGCGGGCGAGCTGATGCTCTTCATCGGCGACTCCTTCGTGGTCACGGTCAGGCACGGGGAGGGGGCCGCGCTGAGCGCCGTGCGCCAGCGGCTGGAGCACGAGCCGGAGGTCCTGCGCCACGGCCCGACGGCGGTCCTGTACGCGGTGTCCGATGCGGTGGTCGACCACTACATCGAGGTCGCGGCCGAGCTCCAGGCCGACCTGGAGGAGGTGGAGGCCGAGGTCTTCGCGCCGAACGCCACGGACACGAAGAACACCGCCGCGCGGATCTACGGCTTCAAGCGGCAGGTGCTGGAGTTCCGCCGGGCGACGAACCCGCTGCTCCAGCCGATGGAACGCCTCGCCTTCGGGAACGTGCCGTTCGTGCACGAGCACGCGCAGCCGTTCTTCCGCGACGTCGCCGACCACCTGACCAGGGCGAGCGAGTACATCGAGGGCCTGGACCGGCTGCTGTCGGACGCGCTGGCGGCGCACCTGGCGCAGATGGGCGTCCGGCAGAACGACGACATGCGCAAGATCTCGGCCTGGGCGGCGATGGCGGCCGTCCCGACGATGGTGGCGGGGATCTACGGGATGAACTTCGACCACATGTGGGAGCTGCGGCAGCCCTGGGGCTATCCGGTGGTGGTGCTGGTGATGGTGGGCGTCTGTCTGGGCCTGCACCGCATGTTCAAGTCCCGCGGCTGGCTGTAG
- a CDS encoding histidine phosphatase family protein — protein sequence MATLILVRHGRSTANTAGLLAGWTPGVALDERGAEQAAALPGRLAAVPLAAAVSSPLQRCRETLAPLLAARPELALHTDERIGECHYGDWSNRKLSELGDEPLMKIVQQHPSAAAFPGGESMRAMQARAVDAVREWNARIEEEHGSDAVFLMCSHGDVIKSLVADALGMHLDLFQRIHVDPCSVTAVRYTPTRPFLLRLGDTGDFGSLAPRPARAPDAAAAETETFESATEDGGNAVVGGGAGAA from the coding sequence ATGGCCACGCTGATCCTCGTACGACACGGGCGGTCCACCGCCAACACCGCAGGGCTGCTCGCCGGATGGACGCCGGGCGTGGCCCTCGACGAGCGCGGCGCCGAGCAGGCGGCGGCGCTGCCCGGGCGGCTGGCCGCGGTGCCGCTCGCCGCAGCCGTCAGCAGCCCGCTGCAGCGCTGCCGGGAGACCCTCGCCCCGCTGCTCGCCGCGCGCCCGGAGCTGGCGCTGCACACCGACGAGCGGATCGGCGAATGCCACTACGGCGACTGGTCGAACCGCAAACTCTCGGAGCTGGGCGATGAACCGCTGATGAAGATCGTCCAACAGCACCCCTCGGCCGCCGCCTTCCCGGGCGGGGAGTCCATGCGCGCCATGCAGGCGCGCGCCGTGGACGCCGTACGGGAGTGGAACGCGCGGATCGAGGAGGAGCACGGGAGCGACGCCGTCTTCCTCATGTGCTCGCACGGGGACGTCATCAAGTCCCTTGTCGCGGACGCCCTGGGCATGCACCTGGACCTCTTCCAGCGCATCCACGTGGACCCCTGCTCGGTCACGGCCGTCCGCTACACCCCGACACGCCCGTTCCTGCTCCGGCTCGGCGACACCGGGGACTTCGGCTCGCTCGCCCCGCGCCCGGCCCGTGCACCGGACGCGGCCGCGGCGGAAACGGAAACATTCGAAAGCGCGACCGAAGACGGCGGGAACGCCGTCGTGGGGGGCGGCGCGGGCGCGGCGTGA
- a CDS encoding DUF3090 domain-containing protein has protein sequence MPRQVFLYDPPDRFVAGTVGLPGRRTFFLQASSGPRVTSVSLEKTQVAALAERMDELLDEVVRRTGGNAPVPAVAPAEAADTAPLDVPVDEEFRVGTMALAWDGEEQRMIVEAQALVELEADSEEDLAEAEERLLQDEENGPPMLRVRLTGAQARAFAKRALDVVNAGRPPCPLCSLPLDPEGHVCPRQNGYRRQV, from the coding sequence GTGCCCCGTCAGGTGTTCCTCTACGATCCGCCGGACCGCTTCGTGGCCGGCACGGTCGGCCTTCCGGGACGCCGTACGTTCTTCCTGCAGGCATCGTCCGGCCCCCGCGTCACCAGCGTCTCCCTGGAGAAGACCCAGGTCGCTGCGCTGGCCGAGCGGATGGACGAGCTGTTGGACGAGGTCGTACGGCGTACCGGCGGCAATGCCCCGGTCCCGGCCGTCGCCCCCGCCGAGGCCGCCGACACCGCGCCGCTGGACGTCCCGGTCGACGAGGAGTTCCGCGTCGGCACCATGGCCCTGGCCTGGGACGGCGAGGAACAGCGGATGATCGTCGAGGCGCAGGCCCTGGTGGAGCTCGAGGCCGACTCGGAGGAGGATCTCGCCGAGGCGGAGGAGCGGCTGCTCCAGGACGAGGAGAACGGCCCGCCGATGCTGCGGGTCCGCCTCACCGGCGCCCAGGCCCGGGCCTTCGCCAAGCGGGCCCTGGACGTGGTCAACGCCGGCCGCCCGCCGTGCCCGCTGTGCAGCCTGCCGCTGGATCCCGAGGGCCACGTGTGCCCGCGCCAGAACGGCTACCGGCGCCAGGTGTGA
- a CDS encoding SCO1664 family protein, whose protein sequence is MPAPERLPAPGVTATGELEELLAKGELTVVGRIREASNAVLLCTVTYGDASADCVYKPVKGERPLWDFPDGNLAQREVAAYLVSEAMGWGLVPPTVLRDGPYGEGMVQLWIASTPAEDAPEGAEESDESGLLALVEGEEAGEGWKPVALADVGEGRTALLVHADDPRLRRLAVLDAVINNGDRKGGHLLPAPDGRLYGIDHGVTFHREDKLRTLLWGWAGEPLTDEAREVLASLAALLADGEPLATRLAELITPVELAAVRARVAHLLRTGVHPQPSGQWPAIPWPPV, encoded by the coding sequence GTGCCCGCGCCAGAACGGCTACCGGCGCCAGGTGTGACCGCCACGGGGGAACTTGAGGAGCTGCTCGCCAAGGGCGAGCTGACGGTCGTCGGCCGCATCCGCGAGGCGTCCAACGCCGTGCTGCTGTGCACGGTGACGTACGGGGACGCCAGCGCCGACTGCGTGTACAAGCCGGTCAAGGGGGAGCGCCCGCTGTGGGACTTCCCGGACGGGAACCTCGCGCAGCGGGAGGTCGCCGCCTACCTGGTCTCCGAGGCCATGGGATGGGGCCTGGTGCCGCCGACCGTGCTGCGCGACGGGCCGTACGGCGAGGGCATGGTCCAGCTGTGGATCGCGTCCACGCCCGCCGAGGACGCGCCGGAAGGCGCCGAGGAGTCGGACGAGAGCGGCCTGCTGGCCCTCGTCGAGGGCGAGGAGGCGGGGGAGGGCTGGAAGCCGGTCGCCCTCGCCGACGTCGGGGAGGGGCGCACCGCGCTGCTCGTGCACGCCGACGACCCGCGGCTGCGCCGGCTCGCCGTCCTCGACGCCGTGATCAACAACGGCGACCGCAAGGGCGGCCACCTGCTGCCCGCGCCCGACGGGCGGCTCTACGGCATCGACCACGGGGTGACCTTCCACCGCGAGGACAAGCTGCGGACCCTGCTGTGGGGCTGGGCGGGCGAACCGCTGACCGACGAGGCGCGCGAGGTGCTGGCCTCGCTGGCGGCCCTGCTGGCCGACGGGGAGCCGCTGGCCACCCGGCTGGCCGAACTGATCACACCGGTCGAGCTGGCCGCCGTACGGGCCCGGGTGGCCCATCTGCTGCGCACCGGGGTGCATCCGCAGCCGTCAGGGCAGTGGCCCGCGATCCCCTGGCCGCCGGTCTGA
- the mshC gene encoding cysteine--1-D-myo-inosityl 2-amino-2-deoxy-alpha-D-glucopyranoside ligase yields MHAWPASEVPALPGKGRDLQIHDTATQGTITLAPGPVARIYVCGITPYDATHIGHAATYNAFDLVQRVWLDTKRQVHYVQNVTDVDDPLLERALRDNLDWTELAERETALFREDMTALRMLPPQQYIGAVEAIPGIVPLVERLRDAGAAYELDGDVYFSVESDANFGKVSNLDAEAMRLLSAERGGDPERPGKKNPLDPMLWMAARPGEPSWDGASLGPGRPGWHIECVAIALDHLGMGFDIQGGGSDLAFPHHEMGASHAQVLTGEFPMAKAYVHAGMVALHGEKMSKSKGNLVFVSALRRAGVDPAAIRLALLSHHYRADWEWTDEVLEQAVARLERWRAAVSRPDGLPADALVEEVREALANDLDAPAALAAVDRWVDAQNASDGDDESAPGLVSRTVDALLGVAL; encoded by the coding sequence ATGCATGCCTGGCCCGCTTCTGAGGTCCCCGCCCTGCCTGGCAAGGGCCGCGACCTCCAGATCCACGACACCGCGACCCAGGGGACGATCACCCTCGCCCCCGGTCCCGTCGCCCGTATCTACGTCTGCGGCATCACCCCGTACGACGCGACCCACATCGGTCACGCGGCGACCTACAACGCGTTCGACCTCGTGCAACGCGTGTGGCTCGACACCAAGCGGCAGGTCCACTACGTCCAGAACGTCACGGACGTGGACGATCCGCTGCTGGAGCGGGCGCTGCGCGACAACCTGGACTGGACCGAGCTCGCGGAGCGCGAGACGGCCCTCTTCCGCGAGGACATGACCGCCCTGCGGATGCTGCCCCCGCAGCAGTACATCGGCGCCGTCGAGGCCATACCGGGCATCGTGCCGCTGGTGGAGCGGCTGCGCGACGCCGGCGCGGCGTACGAGCTGGACGGCGACGTCTACTTCTCGGTCGAGTCCGACGCGAACTTCGGCAAGGTCTCCAACCTGGACGCCGAGGCGATGCGGCTGCTGTCCGCGGAGCGCGGCGGTGACCCGGAGCGCCCGGGGAAGAAGAACCCGCTGGACCCGATGCTGTGGATGGCGGCGCGCCCGGGCGAGCCGAGCTGGGACGGCGCCTCCCTGGGCCCCGGCCGGCCCGGCTGGCACATCGAGTGCGTCGCCATCGCCCTGGACCACCTGGGCATGGGCTTCGACATCCAGGGCGGAGGCTCCGACCTGGCGTTCCCGCACCACGAGATGGGCGCCTCGCACGCGCAGGTGCTGACGGGCGAGTTCCCGATGGCCAAGGCGTACGTGCACGCGGGCATGGTCGCGCTGCACGGCGAGAAGATGTCGAAGTCGAAGGGCAACCTGGTCTTCGTCTCCGCGCTGCGGCGCGCCGGGGTGGACCCGGCTGCGATCCGCCTCGCCCTGCTCTCGCACCACTACCGGGCCGACTGGGAGTGGACGGACGAGGTCCTCGAGCAGGCGGTGGCCCGCCTGGAGCGCTGGCGCGCGGCCGTGTCCCGGCCGGACGGCCTGCCGGCGGACGCGCTCGTCGAGGAGGTCCGCGAGGCGCTGGCGAACGACCTGGACGCGCCGGCCGCGCTGGCGGCGGTGGACCGCTGGGTGGACGCCCAGAACGCCTCCGACGGGGACGACGAGTCCGCGCCGGGCCTGGTCTCGCGCACGGTCGACGCCCTCCTGGGCGTGGCCCTGTAA
- a CDS encoding PAC2 family protein, which translates to MIELEGVPELIDPVMVAAFEGWNDAGDAASGAVAHLDREWKGEVFAALDAEDYYDFQVNRPTVWLDNGVRKITWPTTRLSVVRIGGAKPRDLVLVRGIEPSMRWRSFCNEILGFAHELGVEMVVILGALLGDTPHTRPVPVSGVTSDPDLARTMDLEETKYEGPTGIVGILQEACTHAGVPAVSLWAAVPHYVSQPPNPKATLALLNRLEDLIDIRIPLGELPEDARAWQLGVDQLAAEDSEVAEYVQTLEEARDTADLPEASGDAIAREFERYLRRRDPAGPPAEAGDGSYLRDTSSGLTRPPKRKPDPAGEEPPAPDEDDTPPEA; encoded by the coding sequence GTGATCGAGCTTGAGGGCGTGCCCGAGCTGATCGACCCGGTCATGGTGGCCGCGTTCGAGGGCTGGAACGACGCGGGTGACGCGGCCTCCGGTGCGGTCGCGCACCTGGACCGGGAGTGGAAGGGCGAGGTCTTCGCGGCGCTGGACGCCGAGGACTACTACGACTTCCAGGTCAACCGGCCGACGGTGTGGCTGGACAACGGGGTACGGAAGATCACGTGGCCGACGACGAGGCTGTCGGTGGTCCGGATCGGCGGCGCGAAGCCGCGTGACCTCGTCCTCGTACGGGGCATCGAACCGTCCATGCGGTGGCGGTCGTTCTGCAACGAGATCCTGGGCTTCGCACACGAACTGGGCGTGGAGATGGTGGTGATCCTGGGCGCCCTGCTCGGGGACACCCCGCACACGCGGCCGGTGCCGGTCAGCGGGGTCACCTCGGACCCGGACCTGGCGCGCACGATGGACCTGGAGGAGACGAAGTACGAGGGTCCGACGGGGATCGTGGGCATCCTCCAGGAGGCCTGCACGCATGCCGGAGTGCCGGCGGTGTCCCTGTGGGCGGCGGTCCCGCACTACGTCTCCCAGCCGCCGAACCCGAAGGCGACGCTGGCCCTGCTGAACCGGCTGGAGGACCTGATCGACATCCGGATCCCGCTGGGCGAACTCCCGGAGGACGCGCGGGCGTGGCAGCTCGGCGTGGACCAACTGGCCGCGGAGGACAGCGAGGTGGCGGAGTACGTCCAGACGCTGGAGGAGGCGCGGGACACGGCGGACCTGCCGGAGGCGTCGGGCGACGCCATCGCCCGGGAGTTCGAGCGGTACCTGCGGCGCCGTGACCCGGCGGGGCCCCCGGCCGAGGCGGGCGACGGCTCGTACCTCCGCGACACGAGCAGCGGCCTGACCCGCCCCCCGAAGCGCAAGCCGGACCCGGCGGGCGAGGAGCCGCCGGCCCCGGACGAGGACGACACGCCTCCCGAGGCGTAG
- a CDS encoding glycerol-3-phosphate dehydrogenase/oxidase, which produces MSSLQSVPTLGTHPTAGSNASRAETREQLAKATYDLLVIGGGILGTSVAWHAAQSGLRVAMVDAGDFAGATSSASSKLVHGGLRYLQTGAVKLVAENHHERRVLAKDVAPHLVNPLTFYLPVYKGGPVGAAKLGAGVFAYSALSAFGDGMGKVISPARAAADNPGLKTDNLKAVAVYYDHQMNDSRVAVMTVRAAVESGAVVLNHAEVTGLRMTRGRVTGAELKDRLDGTEFGVDARVVLNATGPWVDHLRRMEDKHSMPSIRLSKGAHIVMKRKSPWKAAMATPIDKYRITFALPWEDQLLLGTTDEVYEGDPADVRATESDIQQILDEAAFSVKDADLDRSLMTYAFAGLRVLPGGPGGVEKAKRETVVSEGAGGMLSVAGGKWTTYRHIGRVVMDKLAKLPGSPLTDDMEPVKSLVRRVPLPGVANPNAVAHRLLVDREPGTRMDPLTARHLASHYGSLAFDIARLANEDPALAERIHPDGPEIWAQVAYARDNEWAETVDDVLRRRTTVTVRGLDDDSVRARVEEMLSRKA; this is translated from the coding sequence ATGAGCAGCCTGCAGAGCGTTCCCACTCTGGGCACGCACCCGACAGCCGGTTCGAACGCGAGCCGCGCCGAGACCCGTGAGCAGCTGGCCAAGGCCACGTACGACCTGCTGGTCATCGGCGGTGGAATCCTGGGCACCTCGGTGGCCTGGCACGCCGCGCAGTCGGGTCTGCGGGTTGCCATGGTGGACGCCGGCGACTTCGCCGGCGCCACCTCCTCGGCCTCCTCCAAGCTCGTCCACGGCGGCCTGCGCTACCTGCAGACCGGCGCGGTCAAGCTGGTCGCCGAGAACCACCACGAGCGCCGGGTGCTGGCCAAGGACGTGGCCCCGCACCTGGTCAATCCGCTCACCTTCTACCTGCCGGTCTACAAGGGCGGACCGGTCGGTGCGGCCAAGCTGGGCGCGGGCGTCTTCGCCTACTCCGCCCTCTCGGCCTTCGGCGACGGCATGGGCAAGGTCATATCCCCGGCCCGTGCCGCCGCCGACAACCCTGGCCTGAAGACGGACAACCTGAAGGCCGTCGCGGTCTACTACGACCACCAGATGAACGACTCCCGCGTCGCCGTGATGACGGTCCGCGCGGCCGTCGAGTCGGGCGCCGTCGTCCTCAACCACGCCGAGGTCACCGGCCTGCGCATGACGCGCGGCCGGGTCACCGGCGCCGAGCTCAAGGACCGCCTCGACGGCACCGAGTTCGGCGTCGACGCGCGCGTCGTGCTCAACGCCACCGGCCCGTGGGTGGACCACCTGCGGCGCATGGAAGACAAGCACTCGATGCCGTCGATCCGCCTCTCCAAGGGCGCGCACATCGTCATGAAGCGCAAGTCGCCGTGGAAGGCCGCCATGGCCACCCCGATCGACAAGTACCGCATCACCTTCGCCCTCCCGTGGGAGGACCAGCTGCTGCTCGGCACCACCGACGAGGTGTACGAGGGCGACCCGGCGGACGTGCGCGCCACCGAGTCCGACATCCAGCAGATCCTGGACGAGGCCGCGTTCTCGGTGAAGGACGCGGACCTCGACCGCTCGCTGATGACGTACGCCTTCGCCGGCCTGCGGGTGCTGCCCGGCGGCCCCGGCGGCGTCGAGAAGGCCAAGCGCGAGACCGTCGTCTCCGAGGGCGCCGGCGGCATGCTGTCGGTGGCCGGCGGCAAGTGGACGACGTACCGGCACATCGGCCGCGTGGTCATGGACAAGCTGGCCAAGCTGCCCGGCAGCCCGCTCACCGACGACATGGAGCCGGTGAAGTCGCTCGTACGCCGGGTGCCGCTGCCCGGCGTCGCCAACCCGAACGCCGTCGCGCACCGCCTGCTGGTGGACCGCGAGCCCGGCACGCGGATGGACCCGCTCACCGCCCGCCACCTGGCCTCGCACTACGGCTCGCTGGCCTTCGACATCGCGCGCCTCGCGAACGAGGACCCGGCGCTGGCCGAGCGGATCCACCCGGACGGCCCGGAGATCTGGGCGCAGGTCGCCTACGCCCGTGACAACGAGTGGGCCGAGACGGTCGACGACGTGCTGCGCCGCCGCACCACGGTGACGGTCCGCGGCCTGGACGACGACTCCGTGCGCGCGCGGGTCGAGGAGATGCTGAGCCGCAAGGCATAG
- the glpK gene encoding glycerol kinase GlpK: MTSSSTRSHGAGPFIAAIDQGTTSSRCIVFDRDGRIVAVDQKEHEQIFPKPGWVEHDAAEIWTNVQEVVAGAIAKAEITAADVKAIGITNQRETTVLWDKNTGEPVHNALVWQDTRTDALCKELGRNVGQDRFRRETGLPLASYFAGPKARWLLDNVEGLRARAEAGDILFGTMDSWVIWNLTGGAQGGVHVTDVTNASRTMLMNLHTLEWDAKIAESMEVPLDILPEIKSSAEVYGHVKDGVLAGVPVASALGDQQAALFGQTCFAEGEAKSTYGTGTFMLMNTGDKVINSYSGLLTTVGYKIGDQKPVYALEGSIAVTGSLVQWMRDQMGMIKTAAEIETLALSVEDNGGAYFVPAFSGLFAPYWRSDARGVIAGLTRYVTKAHIARAVLEATAWQTREITDAMTKDSGVELAALKVDGGMTSNNLLMQTLSDFVDAPVVRPMVAETTCLGAAYAAGLAVGFWPDTDALRANWRRAAEWTPRMPAEQRDREYKSWLKAVERSMGWVDDEDAS, encoded by the coding sequence ATGACCAGCAGCAGCACTCGTTCCCACGGCGCAGGGCCGTTCATCGCCGCGATCGACCAGGGCACCACCTCCTCGCGCTGCATCGTCTTCGACCGCGACGGCCGCATCGTCGCCGTCGACCAGAAGGAGCACGAGCAGATCTTCCCGAAGCCGGGCTGGGTCGAGCACGACGCCGCCGAGATCTGGACCAACGTCCAGGAGGTCGTGGCCGGGGCCATCGCCAAGGCCGAGATCACCGCCGCCGACGTCAAGGCGATCGGCATCACCAACCAGCGCGAGACCACCGTCCTTTGGGACAAGAACACCGGCGAGCCGGTGCACAACGCGCTGGTCTGGCAGGACACCCGCACCGATGCCCTGTGCAAGGAGCTCGGCCGCAACGTCGGCCAGGACCGCTTCCGCCGCGAGACCGGCCTGCCGCTGGCGAGCTACTTCGCCGGCCCCAAGGCCCGCTGGCTGCTCGACAACGTCGAGGGCCTGCGTGCGCGCGCCGAGGCCGGCGACATCCTCTTCGGCACCATGGACTCCTGGGTCATCTGGAACCTCACCGGTGGCGCCCAGGGCGGTGTGCACGTCACGGACGTCACCAACGCCTCGCGCACCATGCTGATGAACCTCCACACCCTGGAGTGGGACGCCAAGATCGCGGAGTCCATGGAGGTTCCGCTCGACATCCTCCCCGAGATCAAGTCCTCCGCCGAGGTCTACGGCCACGTCAAGGACGGCGTCCTCGCCGGTGTCCCGGTCGCCTCGGCGCTCGGTGACCAGCAGGCCGCCCTCTTCGGCCAGACCTGTTTCGCCGAGGGCGAGGCGAAGTCCACGTACGGCACCGGCACGTTCATGCTGATGAACACCGGCGACAAGGTCATCAACTCCTACAGCGGCCTGCTGACCACGGTCGGCTACAAGATCGGCGACCAGAAGCCGGTCTACGCGCTGGAGGGCTCCATCGCCGTCACCGGCTCGCTCGTCCAGTGGATGCGCGACCAGATGGGCATGATCAAGACCGCGGCCGAGATCGAGACCCTCGCGCTCTCGGTCGAGGACAACGGCGGCGCCTACTTCGTGCCGGCCTTCTCCGGCCTGTTCGCCCCGTACTGGCGCTCCGACGCCCGCGGTGTGATCGCCGGCCTCACCCGGTACGTCACCAAGGCGCACATCGCCCGTGCCGTCCTGGAGGCCACCGCCTGGCAGACCCGCGAGATCACCGACGCCATGACCAAGGACTCGGGCGTCGAGCTCGCGGCCCTCAAGGTCGACGGCGGCATGACCTCCAACAACCTGCTGATGCAGACCCTCTCCGACTTCGTGGACGCCCCCGTGGTCCGTCCCATGGTCGCGGAGACCACCTGCCTCGGCGCCGCCTACGCCGCCGGCCTGGCCGTCGGCTTCTGGCCCGACACCGACGCCCTGCGCGCCAACTGGCGCCGCGCGGCCGAGTGGACCCCGCGGATGCCTGCAGAGCAGCGCGACCGCGAGTACAAGAGCTGGCTCAAGGCCGTGGAGCGGTCCATGGGCTGGGTCGACGACGAAGACGCCAGCTGA